Proteins encoded by one window of Bacteroidales bacterium:
- a CDS encoding HDIG domain-containing protein, whose amino-acid sequence MVIKPEFIEQARELWPELEWINDSSLKEQTTHTWALALQKSVLTPKDLNTIPFTLLCGPDLKVTFMGHKRAVVHIAKDCGDQMNKFFKDDLPVNMDVLIAGAILADVGKLLEYELKDGKSVQGSYGKYVRHPFSGVSLAEQCGVPASVCHIIATHAGEGDMVKRSVEAYVVHHADFMTFEPFRERLKL is encoded by the coding sequence ATGGTGATTAAACCTGAATTTATCGAACAAGCCAGGGAATTATGGCCTGAACTTGAATGGATCAATGATTCATCACTTAAAGAACAAACTACCCATACCTGGGCACTGGCACTTCAAAAGAGTGTGCTGACTCCCAAGGATTTGAATACCATTCCTTTCACCCTTCTTTGTGGGCCTGACCTCAAGGTTACCTTCATGGGACATAAGAGGGCGGTTGTGCATATTGCCAAAGATTGCGGAGATCAGATGAATAAATTCTTCAAAGATGATCTCCCTGTAAATATGGATGTCCTTATTGCAGGTGCTATTCTGGCCGATGTTGGAAAATTGCTTGAATATGAATTAAAGGATGGAAAATCTGTACAAGGAAGTTATGGTAAATACGTGCGTCATCCCTTTTCAGGCGTTTCTCTGGCAGAGCAGTGCGGTGTTCCCGCCAGTGTTTGTCACATCATTGCAACCCATGCAGGAGAAGGCGACATGGTAAAGCGTTCAGTTGAAGCATATGTAGTGCATCATGCTGATTTCATGACATTTGAACCATTTCGTGAAAGACTAAAGCTCTAA
- a CDS encoding Rrf2 family transcriptional regulator, protein MSKIVHISEAASIAIHSLAIIASSPEMLNARQIAKLTGSSSNHLSKVMQLLVKNDYLKSTRGPNGGFILNKPANQITLLEVYEFIEGEIDCKFCGIPEEKCPFISCVFGLKAEIFSEEFVLYLKQTMISDLTTKPKIYASKDHSN, encoded by the coding sequence TTGAGCAAGATTGTACATATTTCTGAAGCGGCTTCAATAGCTATTCATAGCCTGGCAATCATTGCGTCCAGTCCTGAGATGTTGAATGCAAGGCAGATTGCAAAGCTGACTGGCTCATCTTCGAACCATCTTTCAAAGGTGATGCAACTCCTGGTAAAAAATGATTATCTAAAATCGACGCGTGGTCCAAATGGAGGATTTATTCTCAATAAACCAGCCAACCAGATCACCCTCCTGGAAGTTTATGAATTTATTGAAGGTGAGATAGATTGTAAGTTTTGTGGCATACCCGAGGAAAAATGTCCATTTATTAGTTGTGTTTTTGGTCTTAAAGCTGAAATTTTTTCAGAAGAATTTGTTTTATACCTGAAACAGACCATGATATCAGATCTAACAACCAAACCAAAAATATATGCTTCGAAAGATCATTCAAATTGA
- a CDS encoding 3-isopropylmalate dehydratase large subunit, giving the protein MTIIEKIIAQHSNQSIVKPGDIVDVFIDARAARDFGGANVVENILNNGLTVHDPSRTFFTFDCNPGGSDQKYAANQHFCRLFARQNDIKVYDIDSGVGTHLAIDKGLAFPGSTFVSTDSHANIMGAIGAFGQGMGDQDIAAAWAKGSVWFKVPESVRLILNGKKPSNVSAKDVILNLLAIYGANKLLGYSVEISGIPVEEFTLDERITIASMATEMGAIILLFTPNDKILGELYAKTGKLFQAVTPDEGASYVFSHEIDMSAFVPMVANPGHPHDDSPVSLVKNTKIDSAFLGSCTNGRIEDLRIAADILKGRRVAPGVVFKVVPSTDAIWRQALDEGLIQIFKDAGALVSNAGCAGCAAGQVGQNGPEEISISTGNRNFSGKQGKGSMYLASPEIVAASAIAGFITTPDEIPDEPALFAKKEMKAREVVTREITEKPFIFEGRAWVIRRDDIDTDMIFHNRYLTITNIKEMGQYSFDNLKGYEDFAKKAQPGDIIFTTKNFGAGSSRQQAVDCFLSLGVSAIIAESFGAIYERNAINAAMPILTYSAGQLEELGLEQDDKVRINIQTGELNNLTRNKTVMINKCYDAQLQIYKNGGLL; this is encoded by the coding sequence ATGACCATCATAGAGAAAATTATTGCCCAACATTCGAACCAGTCGATTGTGAAACCAGGGGATATTGTGGATGTATTTATTGATGCCCGTGCTGCCAGGGATTTTGGAGGAGCCAATGTTGTTGAAAATATTCTTAACAATGGGTTAACTGTACATGATCCATCCAGGACTTTCTTCACTTTCGATTGCAATCCTGGAGGCAGTGATCAGAAATATGCTGCCAATCAGCATTTTTGCAGGCTGTTTGCCAGGCAGAATGACATAAAGGTTTATGATATTGATTCAGGAGTAGGTACCCACCTTGCCATTGATAAAGGGTTAGCTTTTCCTGGCAGTACTTTTGTATCCACTGATTCGCATGCCAACATTATGGGTGCAATTGGGGCATTCGGACAAGGGATGGGCGACCAGGATATTGCTGCTGCATGGGCAAAAGGATCTGTTTGGTTTAAAGTACCTGAATCAGTAAGGCTTATACTAAATGGGAAAAAACCTTCCAATGTATCTGCCAAAGATGTGATCCTAAATCTTCTGGCCATTTATGGCGCCAATAAACTTTTGGGCTATTCTGTAGAGATTAGTGGAATTCCTGTGGAAGAGTTTACCCTGGATGAAAGAATCACCATTGCCTCTATGGCGACAGAGATGGGGGCAATTATTCTGCTTTTTACTCCAAATGATAAGATACTGGGAGAACTCTATGCAAAGACTGGCAAGCTTTTCCAAGCGGTTACCCCGGATGAAGGAGCAAGCTATGTTTTTTCCCATGAAATCGATATGTCGGCCTTTGTTCCGATGGTTGCCAACCCTGGTCATCCGCATGACGATTCACCAGTTTCGCTGGTTAAAAACACAAAGATTGATTCTGCATTCCTGGGCAGTTGTACAAATGGGAGAATTGAGGATCTCCGCATAGCAGCTGATATCCTAAAAGGAAGGCGGGTTGCCCCCGGAGTAGTATTCAAGGTAGTCCCTTCAACTGATGCTATCTGGCGTCAGGCCTTAGATGAAGGCCTTATCCAGATTTTTAAGGACGCAGGTGCCTTAGTTTCCAATGCAGGTTGTGCGGGTTGTGCTGCAGGGCAAGTGGGACAAAACGGCCCCGAAGAGATCAGTATCAGCACAGGAAACAGGAATTTCTCAGGCAAACAGGGAAAAGGTTCCATGTATCTTGCTTCCCCTGAAATTGTTGCTGCTTCAGCCATCGCCGGATTCATTACCACTCCCGATGAAATACCAGATGAACCCGCTTTATTTGCTAAGAAAGAGATGAAAGCCCGGGAAGTAGTTACCAGGGAGATCACTGAAAAGCCTTTCATATTTGAAGGAAGAGCATGGGTAATCCGCAGAGATGATATCGATACTGATATGATCTTCCATAACAGGTACTTAACCATCACTAATATTAAAGAGATGGGACAGTATTCATTCGACAATCTGAAAGGCTATGAAGACTTTGCCAAGAAAGCGCAGCCAGGAGATATCATATTTACAACCAAGAATTTCGGGGCAGGAAGTTCAAGACAGCAGGCGGTGGATTGCTTCCTTTCCCTGGGTGTATCTGCCATTATTGCTGAATCGTTTGGTGCCATATATGAGCGAAATGCTATTAATGCTGCCATGCCAATCCTCACCTATAGTGCCGGTCAACTTGAAGAACTCGGACTGGAGCAGGATGACAAAGTCAGAATCAATATTCAAACAGGGGAATTAAATAACCTGACCCGCAACAAAACAGTTATGATCAATAAGTGTTATGATGCACAATTACAGATCTATAAAAATGGAGGACTCTTATAA
- a CDS encoding Rrf2 family transcriptional regulator, whose protein sequence is MAKIVSYSEAASIGMHGMVLVARAGETVNVQKISDITGSSRHHVAKVMQRLVKEGFLLSNRGPSGGFQLSVDPGSVTLLQIYESIEGHVKVVECPHDKPVCPFGKCILGTVVLQMSQLFRDHLNSHTLADLL, encoded by the coding sequence ATGGCAAAAATAGTTTCATATTCAGAAGCAGCTTCAATAGGAATGCATGGAATGGTGCTGGTTGCACGTGCAGGAGAAACAGTGAATGTACAGAAAATCTCTGATATTACCGGCTCAAGCCGCCATCATGTTGCCAAAGTGATGCAACGCCTTGTGAAAGAAGGTTTTTTGCTCTCAAACAGGGGCCCTTCGGGAGGATTTCAACTGAGTGTTGATCCTGGTAGTGTTACCTTACTTCAGATTTATGAATCTATTGAAGGGCATGTTAAAGTTGTAGAATGTCCTCATGACAAGCCTGTATGCCCTTTTGGCAAATGTATTCTTGGGACCGTTGTACTACAGATGAGTCAACTATTCAGAGATCACCTAAATAGCCATACACTGGCCGATTTGCTCTAG
- a CDS encoding isocitrate/isopropylmalate dehydrogenase family protein, translating to MAKRTIVAMPGDGIGKAVLDEAIRVLDAAGFDAEYVNGDIGWEFWCKEGNPLPDRTIELLKKHKIALFGAITSKPKDKAASELAPELQGKGYTYYSPIVSMRQMFDLDICQRPCRTFKGNPLNFIRRGKGGTIDEPVIDTMIFRQNTEGLYGGVEWTNPSDLVYEALMSHPKFKENFAWCPRPELAVSTRIFTKKYTTRIVKAAFEYAKEKGFKTVTVCEKPNVIRETSGMMLKVAQEMSKNEYPDIRVQDVNIDAQMMWLTKNPETYNVIVAGNMFGDIVSDGFAGLVGGLGFACSANIGPEVAVFEPTHGSAPKYADYPVSIVNPIAMVMSACMMLDHIGEGEMATRIRKAISMVVEEGKVMAYDMLKMGGSPDVVNQGAASTRQMADAIIAKL from the coding sequence ATGGCAAAAAGGACAATTGTAGCGATGCCCGGAGATGGCATCGGGAAAGCAGTACTGGATGAGGCTATCCGCGTGTTGGATGCAGCCGGTTTTGATGCTGAATATGTAAATGGTGACATTGGATGGGAATTCTGGTGCAAGGAAGGAAACCCTCTTCCTGATCGCACAATAGAGCTTCTCAAGAAACACAAAATAGCGCTTTTTGGAGCTATTACTTCCAAGCCAAAGGACAAAGCTGCATCTGAACTTGCTCCTGAACTTCAGGGCAAAGGATATACCTATTATAGTCCAATTGTTTCCATGCGCCAGATGTTTGATCTGGATATCTGCCAGCGTCCATGCCGGACTTTTAAAGGAAACCCTCTGAATTTTATCAGAAGGGGAAAGGGCGGAACGATTGATGAGCCTGTTATCGATACCATGATTTTCCGTCAAAACACTGAGGGATTATATGGTGGTGTTGAATGGACAAATCCTTCGGATCTTGTTTATGAAGCCCTCATGAGCCATCCTAAATTCAAAGAAAATTTTGCATGGTGCCCTCGTCCTGAACTAGCTGTTTCAACTCGTATTTTCACAAAAAAATATACTACCCGGATCGTAAAAGCTGCATTTGAATATGCTAAAGAAAAAGGGTTTAAAACAGTTACTGTTTGCGAAAAGCCTAATGTGATCCGTGAGACTTCCGGAATGATGCTGAAAGTTGCACAGGAAATGTCGAAGAATGAATACCCTGATATTCGTGTTCAGGATGTAAACATTGATGCCCAAATGATGTGGCTGACAAAGAATCCTGAAACTTATAATGTTATTGTTGCCGGAAATATGTTCGGAGATATCGTTTCCGATGGATTCGCCGGACTTGTCGGAGGTCTTGGATTTGCATGCAGTGCCAATATTGGTCCTGAAGTTGCTGTTTTTGAGCCTACACATGGTTCAGCACCTAAGTATGCAGATTACCCAGTTTCCATAGTCAACCCGATAGCCATGGTGATGTCAGCCTGTATGATGCTTGACCATATTGGTGAAGGTGAGATGGCTACCCGGATCAGGAAAGCAATTTCCATGGTGGTTGAAGAAGGTAAGGTGATGGCGTACGACATGTTGAAAATGGGAGGTTCACCTGATGTAGTAAATCAGGGTGCCGCTTCAACCCGTCAGATGGCTGATGCCATTATTGCAAAGCTCTAG
- the miaA gene encoding tRNA (adenosine(37)-N6)-dimethylallyltransferase MiaA, which translates to MLTTLLVIAGPTAVGKTAFAIELAKSLDAVIISADSRQFYQELNIGTAKPSESELAAIKHFFVGHLSVNDYYNISRFEQDCLSILKELFVNKKVVLLVGGSGLYIDAVCNGVDEFPDPDPQIRHDLKKVLADKGIEGLRELLQKYDPAYYQQVDLSNPNRILRALEVCIETSVPYSEQRLNQSKTRSFNIIKIGLNLPRLQLFERINHRVDVMMQMGLLDEVKSLKQYQQLNALNTVGYKELFDYLDHKSTLEQAVLDIKTHSRRYAKRQLTWFRKDPDYHWFEPSQIKEVMELLNNLGVQ; encoded by the coding sequence ATGCTGACCACACTTCTTGTTATCGCAGGCCCTACTGCAGTGGGCAAAACTGCTTTTGCCATCGAACTTGCTAAAAGTCTTGATGCAGTCATTATTTCAGCGGATAGCCGGCAATTTTATCAAGAACTTAATATAGGTACTGCTAAACCTTCTGAAAGTGAATTAGCAGCCATTAAGCATTTTTTTGTTGGCCACCTCTCTGTTAATGATTACTACAATATTTCCAGGTTTGAACAGGATTGTCTTTCGATCCTGAAAGAATTATTTGTCAATAAAAAAGTAGTCCTCCTGGTAGGGGGATCAGGTTTATATATTGATGCTGTTTGTAATGGTGTAGATGAGTTTCCAGACCCGGATCCTCAAATTCGTCATGATCTGAAGAAGGTTCTGGCAGATAAAGGAATTGAAGGACTCAGGGAATTATTGCAGAAATACGATCCTGCTTATTATCAGCAGGTTGATCTTTCAAATCCAAACCGTATCCTAAGAGCATTGGAAGTCTGCATAGAAACTTCAGTTCCTTATTCTGAACAACGGCTAAATCAATCCAAAACAAGATCTTTTAATATCATTAAAATTGGCTTAAACCTGCCAAGGTTACAGCTATTTGAGCGCATCAATCATCGGGTGGATGTAATGATGCAAATGGGATTGCTGGATGAAGTAAAAAGTCTGAAACAATACCAGCAGTTGAATGCTTTGAATACAGTGGGATATAAGGAGCTATTTGATTATTTGGATCATAAATCCACCCTGGAACAAGCGGTGCTGGATATTAAAACACATTCCAGGCGCTATGCCAAACGCCAGTTAACATGGTTCAGGAAAGATCCGGATTATCATTGGTTTGAACCCTCCCAAATTAAGGAAGTAATGGAACTACTCAATAATCTGGGAGTACAATAA
- a CDS encoding HD domain-containing protein: MNRPNYSSYLTTPVFKTISDTAASLSTDAYVIGGFVRDMLLKRPSKDIDIVTSGDGIELAEKTAKALGVRKVTVFKNFGTAMFMLDDLQLEFVGARKESYRKESRKPAVSPGTISDDQLRRDFTINALALDLGTAQFGDLIDPFNGLTDLSEGIIKTPLNPDITFADDPLRMMRAIRFATQLEFTIYPDTFQAIRRNAERIEIISKERITEELNKIILSSRPSTGFLLLDDSHLLERIFPHFVALKGAENIDGKGHKDNFYHTLEVVDRIAPNTDNLWLRWAALLHDIAKPVTKRFDPGTGWTFHGHEFKGMKMIPAIFTSMRLPLNEKMKYVQKLVQLHLRPIVLSEEEVTDSAIRRLLFDAGDDIDDLMTLCEADITSKNPEKVKRYMGNFEIVRKKLKEIEEKDKLRNWQPPISGELIMETFGISPCKEVGIIKTSIREAILDGIIENCFEDAYHMMLAEGRKLGFKTVTESNVTNPSESNKLEK, translated from the coding sequence ATGAATCGACCGAATTATAGCAGTTACCTTACTACCCCCGTTTTTAAAACTATATCAGATACTGCAGCTTCGCTTAGCACTGATGCCTATGTAATTGGTGGTTTTGTGAGGGATATGCTCCTGAAACGCCCTTCGAAGGATATAGATATTGTTACTTCTGGAGACGGAATTGAGCTTGCTGAAAAAACAGCCAAAGCCTTGGGAGTAAGGAAAGTGACTGTTTTTAAGAATTTTGGGACAGCAATGTTCATGCTTGATGATTTGCAGCTTGAATTCGTAGGTGCAAGGAAAGAATCTTATAGAAAAGAATCCAGGAAGCCTGCCGTTAGCCCTGGTACAATCAGTGATGATCAGCTAAGACGTGACTTTACTATTAATGCACTTGCACTTGACCTTGGTACTGCTCAATTCGGTGATCTTATTGACCCTTTTAACGGATTGACAGATTTATCGGAAGGGATTATCAAGACGCCATTGAACCCGGATATCACCTTTGCTGATGACCCTCTCAGAATGATGAGGGCAATCCGTTTCGCTACCCAATTGGAATTTACGATTTATCCGGATACTTTCCAGGCAATCAGGCGAAATGCTGAGCGAATAGAAATCATCTCCAAAGAACGTATTACCGAAGAATTAAATAAAATAATTCTCTCATCCCGTCCTTCAACTGGTTTCCTGTTGTTGGATGATTCCCATCTTCTGGAAAGAATTTTTCCACATTTTGTTGCATTGAAAGGTGCCGAAAATATTGATGGTAAGGGTCATAAGGATAATTTCTACCATACGCTCGAAGTGGTGGACCGGATTGCCCCAAACACAGATAATCTTTGGCTCCGTTGGGCTGCTCTCCTGCATGATATTGCCAAACCGGTTACCAAGCGTTTTGATCCGGGTACCGGCTGGACCTTTCATGGACATGAATTCAAGGGGATGAAAATGATCCCTGCAATTTTCACTTCCATGCGACTGCCATTGAATGAAAAGATGAAATATGTTCAGAAACTGGTTCAATTGCATCTTCGTCCAATTGTGTTATCGGAAGAAGAAGTCACTGATTCAGCAATCCGGCGTCTCCTGTTCGATGCCGGAGATGACATTGACGACTTGATGACCCTCTGTGAAGCAGATATAACCTCAAAAAATCCCGAGAAAGTTAAAAGATACATGGGTAATTTTGAGATCGTCAGGAAAAAACTTAAAGAAATAGAAGAAAAGGATAAGCTTCGGAACTGGCAACCACCGATTTCAGGGGAATTGATCATGGAAACCTTTGGTATTTCTCCCTGTAAAGAGGTAGGAATCATCAAGACTTCTATCCGTGAAGCAATACTCGACGGAATTATTGAAAACTGTTTTGAAGATGCCTATCATATGATGCTGGCTGAAGGCCGGAAATTGGGATTCAAAACTGTTACCGAATCTAATGTTACAAATCCATCTGAAAGCAATAAACTAGAAAAATAA
- a CDS encoding glycosyltransferase family 39 protein — MLISRIVKEQFKHQPLQLILIIAIILRLLAAIFSKGFGMHDDHFLVIEPAQAWADGINYQGWLPGGRTNVQPDGHSLLYSGLHFLFFWCCNAIGLSDPQIKMLIVRVIHAFFSLLIVGYGYKIARKISNEEDAKTTGLLLALLWFFPMLGVRNLVEIVCIPFLMAAIYELLKAEESDKPLRKYLLAGIIIGIGFSIRFQSAVFISGVGLVLLILGKWKPTLVFSLGVLLAIIPVQGAIDFFVWGFPFAELGEYIRYNLEAANDYITGPWYNYILLIAGILLPPISFFLLAGFFKVWKKHLLIWLPSVLFLVFHSIFPNKQERFIFPILPFVIILGTIGWNEIIRERKFWLKHKTFLKGSWIFFWVLNSLLLLGITFSYSKRSRVEVMSYLSRYKNIDVLLLEDTNHGSAKMLPQFYSGQWMQVISKTNEGISWHCSVPDCDSTDIVNARFVCFFEETNLDKRIEGLKETLPQLEYETTIYPGYIDKVMFFLNPVNLNQTIIVYRNKAFFPEKVQ; from the coding sequence ATGCTGATTTCCAGGATAGTAAAAGAACAATTCAAGCATCAGCCACTCCAACTGATCCTTATTATTGCAATCATTCTCCGGTTGCTGGCAGCTATCTTCTCAAAAGGATTTGGTATGCATGATGACCATTTTCTTGTCATAGAACCGGCTCAGGCATGGGCTGATGGTATTAACTATCAGGGATGGTTGCCTGGGGGAAGAACAAATGTTCAACCTGATGGACATAGCCTGCTCTATTCAGGCCTGCATTTTTTATTTTTCTGGTGCTGTAATGCAATCGGATTGTCGGATCCACAGATCAAGATGTTAATAGTAAGAGTAATACACGCTTTTTTTTCGCTGCTGATTGTAGGCTATGGCTACAAAATAGCCAGGAAAATCTCAAACGAAGAGGATGCAAAAACTACCGGACTGTTGCTCGCTTTACTCTGGTTCTTCCCAATGCTGGGAGTGAGAAACCTGGTGGAAATAGTGTGTATTCCTTTCCTGATGGCTGCTATATATGAACTTCTGAAAGCTGAAGAATCGGACAAACCCTTGAGAAAATATCTGTTGGCTGGAATTATCATTGGCATTGGCTTTTCAATACGTTTCCAGTCAGCCGTTTTTATTAGTGGGGTAGGACTTGTTTTACTCATCCTTGGAAAGTGGAAACCCACGCTCGTTTTTAGCCTGGGCGTTCTGTTAGCCATCATTCCCGTTCAGGGTGCTATCGATTTCTTTGTATGGGGTTTTCCATTTGCCGAATTAGGGGAATATATAAGGTATAACCTTGAAGCTGCCAACGATTACATCACAGGGCCCTGGTATAACTATATACTATTAATAGCAGGAATCCTTCTGCCCCCCATTTCATTCTTCCTCCTGGCCGGGTTCTTTAAAGTCTGGAAGAAACACCTGTTGATCTGGTTGCCATCTGTTCTTTTCCTGGTATTCCATTCTATTTTCCCTAATAAACAGGAAAGGTTTATATTTCCCATTTTACCCTTTGTTATTATCCTTGGGACCATTGGCTGGAATGAAATCATCAGGGAAAGAAAATTCTGGTTAAAACATAAAACCTTTCTGAAGGGTTCCTGGATATTTTTCTGGGTATTAAACTCCTTATTATTATTAGGGATTACATTCAGTTATTCAAAGCGCTCAAGGGTAGAAGTTATGTCTTACTTATCCAGGTATAAAAATATTGATGTACTTCTTCTGGAAGATACCAATCATGGGAGTGCTAAAATGCTGCCACAGTTTTATTCTGGACAATGGATGCAGGTAATCTCCAAAACCAATGAGGGAATTTCATGGCATTGTTCTGTGCCGGATTGTGATTCTACAGATATCGTGAATGCAAGGTTCGTTTGCTTTTTTGAAGAAACCAATCTCGATAAACGCATTGAAGGTCTGAAAGAAACCTTACCTCAACTCGAATATGAAACAACCATCTATCCCGGGTATATTGATAAGGTTATGTTCTTTCTGAACCCGGTCAACCTTAACCAGACAATAATTGTTTATAGGAATAAAGCATTTTTTCCTGAAAAAGTACAATAA
- a CDS encoding S9 family peptidase, whose amino-acid sequence MKKLFLIALSALIFLHTEAQQSMTPERFTPEFLWKLGRVSEPQLSPDGKNVMYGITRYDLAENKGNRDLFLIPVTGGDSRNITSSKGSEYNGVYKPDGTKIAYLASKNGSMQIFEANPDGSGVIQISDVNGDITGFSYSPSGNAILYTLRVKLDQSVIDMYPDLPKANARIETDLMYRHWDSWSDYSYSHIFIASIVQGKMAAGVDIMQGERFDSPMLPWGGMEQIAWNPEGTMVAYTCKKMVGKDYSLSTNSDIFLYDIARQNVRNISAGNMGYDQDPVFSPDGRKIVWRSMERDGFEADKDRIMIYQTENGKYEDYSVHFDQSSSNFVWSSDSRSLYFLSGHHGTTQIYTLNLSNKNIKPLTEGMHDYLSILLAGKDIIGARQSMLAPAELFKIDASGTEKQLTFTNTDLLKTVRSATVEGRWITTTDNKKMLVWIIYPPDFNPNRKYPTLLFCEGGPQTMVSQFFSYRWNFQLMAANDFIIVAPNRRGLPGFGQEWNDQISGDYGGQNMKDYLVAIDSLSNEPFVDKQKLGAVGASYGGFSVLWLAGHHEKRFKAFISHCGMFNLEDQYLTTEEMWFVNWDLGGPYWEKNNPKVAHSYANSPHNFVDKWDTPILIIEGENDYRIPFTQGMAAFNAAQLRGIPSKYLHFPEENHWVLKPQNSVLWQREFFNWLNKWLR is encoded by the coding sequence ATGAAGAAGCTATTTCTAATTGCCCTGTCTGCATTAATTTTTCTACATACTGAAGCTCAGCAAAGTATGACCCCTGAAAGGTTTACACCAGAGTTCCTGTGGAAACTAGGCAGGGTTAGTGAACCACAACTATCCCCGGATGGAAAAAATGTGATGTATGGCATTACACGTTATGATCTGGCTGAAAACAAAGGGAACCGCGATCTTTTCCTGATTCCGGTTACCGGAGGTGACAGCAGGAATATTACCTCATCGAAAGGAAGTGAATATAATGGGGTTTATAAACCTGATGGAACAAAGATTGCTTATTTAGCCTCCAAAAATGGATCCATGCAAATATTTGAAGCCAACCCTGATGGCAGTGGTGTGATTCAAATATCAGATGTTAATGGTGATATTACAGGATTTTCCTATTCACCTTCAGGAAATGCAATTCTATATACACTTCGGGTGAAACTGGATCAATCTGTTATTGATATGTATCCTGATCTGCCTAAAGCAAATGCCAGGATTGAAACAGATCTGATGTACAGGCATTGGGATTCGTGGAGTGATTATTCTTACAGTCATATTTTCATTGCCTCTATTGTACAGGGTAAAATGGCAGCAGGAGTTGATATTATGCAAGGAGAGCGATTCGACTCCCCGATGCTTCCCTGGGGAGGTATGGAACAAATTGCCTGGAACCCGGAAGGAACCATGGTTGCTTATACCTGTAAGAAGATGGTAGGGAAGGATTATTCCCTCAGCACTAACTCAGATATCTTTCTGTATGATATTGCCAGGCAAAATGTTCGAAATATCAGTGCCGGGAATATGGGATATGACCAGGACCCTGTTTTTTCACCTGATGGTCGGAAAATCGTATGGAGATCCATGGAAAGGGATGGTTTTGAAGCAGATAAGGATAGGATAATGATTTACCAGACTGAGAATGGTAAATATGAGGATTACTCGGTTCATTTCGATCAAAGTTCGAGCAACTTTGTATGGTCGTCAGATAGCAGGTCACTCTATTTCCTTAGCGGGCATCATGGGACCACCCAAATCTATACATTGAATCTTTCAAATAAAAATATTAAACCCCTCACTGAAGGGATGCACGATTACCTGTCAATACTCCTCGCCGGGAAAGATATCATTGGAGCACGCCAATCCATGCTTGCCCCTGCAGAACTCTTTAAAATAGATGCCAGCGGAACGGAAAAGCAGTTGACTTTCACCAATACAGATTTATTAAAAACGGTCCGCTCTGCTACAGTGGAAGGACGTTGGATTACCACTACCGACAATAAAAAAATGTTGGTTTGGATCATCTATCCCCCTGATTTCAATCCCAACAGAAAATATCCCACACTGCTCTTCTGTGAAGGAGGTCCTCAAACGATGGTGAGCCAGTTCTTCTCCTACAGATGGAATTTCCAGCTAATGGCTGCCAATGATTTTATTATTGTTGCCCCTAACAGAAGAGGTTTACCAGGGTTCGGACAGGAATGGAATGATCAGATCAGCGGTGATTATGGAGGTCAGAATATGAAAGACTATCTTGTGGCTATTGATTCACTTTCGAATGAACCATTTGTTGACAAACAAAAACTAGGTGCTGTAGGAGCTAGTTATGGCGGATTCTCAGTGCTTTGGTTAGCAGGACATCATGAAAAGCGATTTAAAGCATTTATCTCTCATTGCGGAATGTTTAACCTGGAAGATCAGTATCTTACCACTGAAGAGATGTGGTTTGTCAATTGGGATCTTGGTGGACCCTACTGGGAAAAGAATAATCCCAAAGTTGCTCATTCCTATGCCAATTCACCGCACAATTTTGTTGATAAATGGGATACTCCAATTCTTATCATTGAGGGAGAAAATGATTACCGTATCCCTTTTACCCAAGGAATGGCGGCTTTCAATGCAGCACAATTAAGAGGGATTCCTTCGAAATACCTGCATTTCCCGGAAGAGAATCATTGGGTATTGAAACCCCAGAATTCGGTATTATGGCAAAGAGAGTTCTTTAACTGGCTCAATAAATGGCTTAGATAA